ACCCTTATGAATGGGAAGACTGGTCGGCACGATCAGGTTGCCGTGCTGCGCCAGACGATGTCATGGATCGCGATCGGCTTCGGGATCAGGCCGAGCTTGTAGAAGCGGTCGGCGACACCCTGCTGGGTCGCGACGATGTCGTCGGTGACCGGGCCGACCACGAAGGCCGAGCGGTTGGCCGCGATGGTCTGGATGTCCAGGGGAATGCCGGTCACCGCGGCCAGCGATTTGGCGACCTCGTCGCGGTGCTGTTCGGCCCATTTCGCGGTCGCGGTCGTCACGTCGACGATTTGTTGCAGGATCGCCCCGTGCTTCTTCGCGAAATCGCGGTTGGCGATGTAGAAGGAGTTGGTCTTGGTGACCTCGCGCGCATTGATCAGGATGCGGCCGTTCTGCTTGGTCTCGCCGATCGCGAAGTAAGGATCCCAGATCGCCCAGGCTTCGATGCTGCCGTTGGCAAAGGCCGGGCCGGCGTCCGGCGGCGTGAGATAGACCGGCGTGATGTCGGCATAGGTGAGACCGGCCTTCTCCAGCGTCTGCACCACGATGTTGTGGGCGCTGGAGCCCTTGGTGAAGCCGATGCGCTTGCCTTTCAGCTCTGCGATCGAGCGGATCGGCGAATACTTCTGCACCAGGATGCCCTGGCCGTTGGTGATGGGTTGGCCCGCGGCATAGACGATCGCCGCGCCCGCGGCCTGGGCGAACACCGGCGGGGAATCGCCAACCGCGCCATAGTCGACGCTGCCGACATTCATCGCCTCCATCATCGGCGGGCCCGAGGAGAACTCGACCCATTTCACGTCGATGCCCTGCGGCGAAAAATGTCTTTCCAATGCGGCCTGCTGGCGCGTGATGACCAGCACGCCGTTCTTCTGATAGCCGACACGAATTTCCTTCACGGTGCCCTGCGCCTTCGCACGCGAGGCAAACGCAGCAAGAGCTGCCGTTCCAACCGATAGCTTGAGAAAGTCCCGACGCTGCATTCAACACTCCCGGCCGCATTCGGCCGTCATTCATTCGCGTTCGGGAATGATGGTGCGGCTCATCGGAGGTGTCGAGACGCTCGGGAAAATAGCGATGCGCGCACTGCGCGCGTGGCAACGCGCATGTTTAATCTTTCGATCGCTCGCGATGATGCAGAGAGATTTTTCCGCACGCGAATGTGAGCGTCGCACGGATTTGCGTCCGTCGCTCGGACGACCGGAACAAAAATGTCGAAAACAACCCCATGCACAGTAGCCGACGCAAGTCGGATCAATGGCTTACGCGGCGGGGCAAAGCGTTTGACCCGTCGGGCAAAACAGGAGCATGATGCCATCATCGCGGATGGGAGCCGTCGTGGCGCGAAGCTCCTTCCGACGCTTCCGCCGTCATTCCCCGCGAAGGGGAATCCAGTATCCTAGAGACGCCAACGTTCCACGCGACCGCGCGGCGTACTGGGTCGGCCGCCCCAGTGCGCAACTGCGCACAAGGCGGGCGATGACATCGATTGGCGAAACTAGTGCAGCCACCTCACCGGCAGATTGAGCAACCCACGGAAGGCCCAGCCGCCGATCCGCACCGGCTCGTCGTCGGCGATCTCGATACTTCCGGCGCGTGCGAACACAGTCGGGAGCGCGACATCGGCAATCATGGCGCGCGAGGCCCAGGCGCCGGCGCAGAAATGCGGGCCGGCGCCGAAGGCAACGCTCTTGGCGACGTCGCGCCGCACGTCGAACTGGTCGGCGCGCTCGAAATGCTTCTCGTCGCGGTTGGCCGAGCCGAACATCAGGAATACCCGCTCATCGAGCTCGAACGACACGTCCCGAATGGTCCACGGTTTTGCGATCCGCCGCGGCGACATGCCGATCGGCGAGATCCAGCGGGCATATTCCTCGAAGGCCTGCAGCCAGGACACCTCGCCGCGCCGGACGAGATCAAGCTGCTCGGGATGGGTCAGCAGTGCCCACACCGTGCCGGCGATCGCCTTGCGCGGCTCGTTCTGGCCGCCCGAGATCGCGAGCTTTACATTGGCGCGCACGCTCTCCATCGGCATGCCGGAGGCGAGGAGGACACCGAGCAGGCTCTGGTCGGGATGTTTGCGCATCACCGGCAGCATGTCGTCGATCGCGGCATCGATGCCGACGGTCGCCGCATGGCAGCTCGCCTCGACGGCGGGATCGCCGGCG
The DNA window shown above is from Bradyrhizobium sp. CB1650 and carries:
- a CDS encoding sulfonate ABC transporter substrate-binding protein — encoded protein: MQRRDFLKLSVGTAALAAFASRAKAQGTVKEIRVGYQKNGVLVITRQQAALERHFSPQGIDVKWVEFSSGPPMMEAMNVGSVDYGAVGDSPPVFAQAAGAAIVYAAGQPITNGQGILVQKYSPIRSIAELKGKRIGFTKGSSAHNIVVQTLEKAGLTYADITPVYLTPPDAGPAFANGSIEAWAIWDPYFAIGETKQNGRILINAREVTKTNSFYIANRDFAKKHGAILQQIVDVTTATAKWAEQHRDEVAKSLAAVTGIPLDIQTIAANRSAFVVGPVTDDIVATQQGVADRFYKLGLIPKPIAIHDIVWRSTAT
- a CDS encoding cytochrome P450 encodes the protein MSTAPRIDIDPASFWADPYPMLAKMRQETPIAFVPQLGSTLLASRDDISISEKQIDVFSSHQPQGLMNRLMGHNMMRKDGEAHQVERRAFFPAVSPRTVKAHWTTQFQAHADRIIDAIEPGARIDFMRDFALPFSGECLKSITGLTNIGFAEMDSWSQGMIEGIANYAGDPAVEASCHAATVGIDAAIDDMLPVMRKHPDQSLLGVLLASGMPMESVRANVKLAISGGQNEPRKAIAGTVWALLTHPEQLDLVRRGEVSWLQAFEEYARWISPIGMSPRRIAKPWTIRDVSFELDERVFLMFGSANRDEKHFERADQFDVRRDVAKSVAFGAGPHFCAGAWASRAMIADVALPTVFARAGSIEIADDEPVRIGGWAFRGLLNLPVRWLH